From one Lotus japonicus ecotype B-129 chromosome 3, LjGifu_v1.2 genomic stretch:
- the LOC130749572 gene encoding uncharacterized protein LOC130749572 — protein sequence MNMDGEKNNEKKAAASKLISKSWLEKLEVCRREEEKLRNDIQELDKWVDMIGTMDDKQLKEYLENHPRDSTMTTKSQKMKSKVQRKESTSKSKSSISNGILASVLKFDKKE from the exons ATGAATATGGATGGAGAAAAAAATAACGAGAAGAAAGCAGCAGCTTCAAAGCTGATATCAAAGTCATGGCTGGAGAAGTTAGAGGTTTGCAGGagggaagaagaaaaattaagaaatgaTATACAAGAACTTGATAAATGG GTTGATATGATAGGAACCATGGATGACAAACAGCTCAAGGAATATCTAGAAAATCATCCTCGTGACTCAACAATGACGACAAAGAGCCAAAAGATGAAATCTAAG GTCCAAAGGAAAGAAAGCACCAGCAAGTCCAAATCTTCAATCTCCAATGGGATACTGGCTTCAGTTTTGAAGTTCGACAAAAAAGAATAA
- the LOC130742590 gene encoding U-box domain-containing protein 35-like, with amino-acid sequence MACNAEELGSTVVAIDKDKNSQIAVKWAVEHLLMGDSPCIFIHVRTKALSSNEFDYIPKQGRSPTEEELHQLFLPFRGFCARKGITAKELVLHDIDVSSALTDYVIDNSISNIVVGASRWNYLIRKFKDVDVATSLVRSLPESCMVHIISKGKVQSIHPAGHPQNVATHTKSCKDISTQKNLFKGSSRKSYKYGSRIGSSSDGEKAEPRLSRASSCSPSSSNHSSLASIDNSRQLGSLLNETSHENQCLLKKSSSCSNQSSNKSSKNMEVAVKKLKLESKKSTKECIKASREAIADKQKAMELEKHRQEEQNMEKAKLVEEAALALAEVESQIIHAAMESERKQAEISATHDEEEIKRASNASAENNIEFRIYDIKEIEVATNFFDTALILGEGGYGPVFKGVLDHTIFAVKVLRPDITQGERQFNQEVQVLRTIKHPNIIQLLGACPEYGCLVYELVPNGSLEDRLFLKDNSPPLPLKIRFKIASDIATGLLFLHKLKPEPIVHRDLKPANILLDRNFDSKIADVGLARLVPPSVANKSTQYHKTTAAGTFCYIDPEYQQTGLLGVKSDIYSLGVLLLQIITGRPPMGVTHLVEEAVEKGNLEEVLDPNVTGWPIEEIYSYASLALKCCEMRKRDRPDLGSVILPELNRIRDVVLG; translated from the exons ATGGCTTGCAATGCAGAAGAACTGGGGTCCACCGTGGTCGCCATTGATAAAGACAAGAACAGCCAAATTGCTGTCAAGTGGGCTGTTGAGCACCTTCTGATGGGAGACTCCCCCTGCATCTTCATTCACGTCAGAACCAAGGCTTTGAGTTCCA ATGAGTTTGATTACATCCCTAAGCAAGGTCGTTCACCAACCGAAGAAGAATTGCACCAGCTTTTTCTCCCCTTCCGAGGGTTTTGTGCTCGAAAAGGG ATTACAGCAAAGGAGTTGGTCCTGCATGACATTGATGTTTCGAGTGCGCTTACAGATTACGTCATCGACAACTCTATCAGCAATATTGTTGTTGGTGCTTCCCGCTGGAATTATCTTATAAG GAAATTTAAAGATGTAGACGTGGCAACAAGCTTAGTGAGATCTTTGCCAGAGTCATGCATGGTGCATATTATATCAAAAGGAAAGGTGCAGAGTATTCATCCAGCAGGTCATCCTCAAAATGTTGCTACACACACAAAATCATGCAAAGATATATCTACTCAAAAAAATCTCTTCAAAGGATCAAGCAG AAAATCATACAAATATGGTAGTCGGATAGGCTCAAGCAGTGATGGAGAGAAAGCTGAACCAAGACTATCACGTGCAAGTTCCTGCTCACCAAGTTCATCAAATCATAGTTCCTTAGCCAGTATTGATAATTCAAGGCAGCTTGGATCTCTGTTGAATGAAACTTCACATGAAAACCAATGTCTACTCAAGAAGTCAAGCAGTTGTAGCAACCAATCTTCTAATAAGTCGTCG AAAAACATGGAGGTAGCTGTGAAGAAATTAAAGCTGGAATCGAAGAAATCAACAAAGGAGTGTATAAAGGCCAGCAGGGAAGCTATTGCAGATAAACAGAAG GCAATGGAACTTGAAAAGCATAGGCAAGAAGAACAGAACATGGAAAAAGCTAAACTTGTTGAAGAGGCTGCATTGGCTCTGGCAGAGGTAGAGAGCCAGATAATCCATGCAGCTATGGAGTCAGAGAGAAAGCAGGCTGAAATCAGTGCTACGCATGATGAAGAAGAGATAAAGAGAGCATCAAATGCAAGCGCAGAAAACAATATTGAATTTAGAATATACGACATTAAAGAAATTGAAGTTGCAACCAATTTCTTTGACACTGCTCTCATACTAGGTGAAGGTGGATATGGACCTGTCTTCAAAGGGGTGCTTGATCATACTATTTTTGCTGTTAAGGTCTTGAGACCAGACATAACCCAAGGGGAGAGGCAATTTAACCAAGAG GTTCAAGTTTTGAGAACCATAAAACATCCAAATATAATTCAACTTCTTGGTGCCTGCCCTGAGTACGGATGCCTTGTATACGAGCTCGTGCCTAACGGAAGCTTAGAAGACCGCCTCTTCCTGAAGGACAACAGCCCACCACTTCCATTGAAGATTCGGTTCAAAATAGCATCAGACATTGCCACAGGCCTTCTCTTCCTCCACAAGTTAAAGCCAGAGCCAATTGTGCACCGTGACCTCAAGCCAGCAAACATCTTGTTGGACAGGAACTTTGATAGCAAGATTGCTGATGTGGGTTTGGCCAGGCTTGTTCCTCCTTCTGTGGCCAACAAAAGTACTCAATACCACAAGACAACAGCAGCTGGCACATTTTGCTATATTGATCCTGAGTATCAGCAAACAGGACTATTGGGTGTGAAGTCAGACATATATTCATTAGGTGTGCTGCTTCTGCAGATTATTACGGGAAGGCCTCCAATGGGTGTGACTCACCTTGTTGAGGAGGCTGTTGAAAAAGGTAACTTGGAAGAAGTGCTTGATCCAAATGTGACAGGTTGGCCTATTGAGGAGATTTATTCTTATGCTAGCTTGGCTTTGAAGTGTTGTGAGATGAGGAAAAGGGATAGACCTGACCTTGGTTCTGTCATTTTGCCTGAGCTGAATCGAATCCGAGATGTAGTACTGGGATGA
- the LOC130742889 gene encoding uncharacterized protein LOC130742889 has translation MEEEEQATSSPFWLQNSSSGRRRLRRSYSLFATSGTLLICLVVIALAFILVLIPTLQSFTSHIFKPQSVKKSWDSLNLILVLFAILCGFLSRNNTATNNNETPRSYEDNQSFSDTKPWFEENPDPTPYYRLKSFNSYPDLRQESSWGNERWRFSDDTRVNGYRGLDMDTANKEEEEEKEQSIEKQSTEKQSIEKQSIMKQSIKNIEVDTFEAISNVGRNKEKAIEKPKLKGSESDTEKLLQAREKKKNNKASATKELLASLKGKKKKQRSRSVENFQSMLNSDQPPFPLPSHPPTPPPLPSPSSDFHNLFYSKKRKHKKLISASPPPQPPPLPPSRHLSSKLVSKTKPLHQGVVNKEESFFALEEKVLLTGNESPLNSIPPPPPPPPPFKMPVWKFRVQGDFVRIDSIKSSFPDSDEGVDSATGEDGEIQLFYASPDVDSKADNFIERFRAGLRIEKMNSTKEKQGLGKSNLWPGLS, from the coding sequence ATGGAAGAAGAGGAGCAAGCTACATCCTCACCCTTCTGGCTCCAAAACTCCAGCTCCGGCCGCCGCCGCCTCCGCCGCTCATACTCCCTATTTGCCACCTCCGGCACCCTTCTCATATGCCTTGTGGTGATTGCACTCGCCTTCATCCTCGTCCTCATTCCCACACTGCAGTCCTTCACCTCCCACATTTTCAAACCTCAATCAGTGAAGAAGAGCTGGGATTCCCTCAACCTCATCCTTGTTCTCTTTGCAATCCTCTGTGGTTTTCTTAGCAGAAACAACACCGCCACAAACAACAATGAAACCCCACGTTCCTATGAAGATAATCAAAGCTTCTCTGACACAAAACCATGGTTTGAGGAGAACCCTGATCCAACCCCTTATTACAGGTTGAAAAGTTTCAATTCCTACCCTGATCTCCGGCAAGAATCTTCGTGGGGGAATGAACGGTGGCGATTTTCTGATGATACCCGTGTTAATGGCTACCGTGGATTGGACATGGACACTGCAaataaggaagaagaagaagaaaaagaacagAGCATAGAGAAACAGAGCACTGAaaaacagagcattgagaaacaGAGCATCATGAAACAAAGCATCAAGAACATTGAAGTGGACACTTTTGAAGCTATTAGCAATGTTGGAAGAAACAAGGAGAAAGCGATTGAGAAACCAAAACTGAAAGGATCTGAATCTGATACTGAAAAGTTGTTACAAGctagggagaagaagaagaataacaaAGCAAGTGCAACCAAAGAGTTGTTGGCATCTTTgaagggaaagaagaagaaacagagaAGCAGAAGCGTTGAGAATTTTCAGAGCATGCTGAATTCTGATCAACCACCTTTTCCTCTGCCGTCACACCCTCCAACACCTCCGCCACTGCCATCTCCATCTTCAGATTTTCATAACCTGTTCTATTCAAAGAAGAgaaagcataagaagctgatctCTGCATCGCCGCCGCCACAGCCACCGCCACTACCACCGTCACGTCATTTATCTTCCAAGCTTGTATCCAAAACCAAACCTCTTCATCAGGGTGTGGTAAACAAGGAAGAGAGTTTCTTTGCCTTGGAGGAAAAAGTACTACTTACTGGAAATGAGTCACCTCTGAACTCAATacctccgccgccaccaccgcctccaccattCAAAATGCCGGTGTGGAAGTTCAGGGTGCAGGGTGATTTTGTAAGGATAGATAGCATTAAGAGTAGTTTTCCAGATTCAGATGAAGGTGTGGACTCAGCAACCGGTGAAGATGGTGAAATTCAATTGTTCTATGCAAGTCCTGATGTTGATAGCAAAGCTGATAATTTCATTGAAAGGTTCAGAGCTGGTTTGAGGATAGAGAAGATGAATTCCACCAAGGAGAAGCAGGGGTTAGGGAAGTCCAATCTATGGCCCGGACTAAGTTGA
- the LOC130742888 gene encoding threonine synthase, chloroplastic-like has product MASSSSTLFQSSSFFSGGFPLPPPQRKRKTHFHPIKAQSQQQNTATNNNSPPQPPPPSSSNIRDEARRKKISTGDRHLFSAKYVPFNADPSSTESYSLDEVVYRSQSGGLLDVQHDIAALKAFDGEHWRNLFDSRVGKTTWPYGSGVWSKKEWVLPEIDDDDIVSAFEGNSNLFWAERFGKRFVDMNDLWVKHCGISHTGSFKDLGMTVLVSQVNRLRKMNRPVIGVGCASTGDTSAALSAYCASAGIPSIVFLPANRISIAQLVQPIANGAFVLSIDTDFDGCMHLIREVTAELPIYLANSLNSLRLEGQKTAAIEILQQFDWQVPDWVIIPGGNLGNIYAFYKGFQMCKELGLVDKIPRLVCAQAANANPLYTYFKSGWKEFQPMTAKTTFASAIQIGDPVSIDRAVLALKNSNGIVEEATEEELMDAMAQADSTGMFACPHTGVALAALFKLRNSGVIKPTDRTVVVSTAHGLKFTQSKIDYHSGHIKDMACQFANPPLQVKADFGSVMDVLKKYLKSKAPKNH; this is encoded by the coding sequence AtggcttcttcttcctcaacccTCTTTCAATCCTCCTCGTTTTTTTCCGGCGGTTTTCCACTGCCACCTCCCCAACGCAAACGTAAAACCCATTTCCACCCAATCAAAgcccaatctcaacaacaaaACACCGCCACCAACAACAACtcaccgccacaaccaccaccaccttcctcCTCCAACATCCGCGACGAAGCTCGCCGCAAGAAAATCTCCACCGGCGACCGCCACCTCTTCTCCGCCAAATACGTCCCCTTCAACGCCGACCCATCCTCCACCGAATCCTACTCCCTCGACGAGGTCGTCTACCGCTCCCAATCCGGCGGCCTCCTCGACGTCCAGCACGACATCGCCGCCCTCAAAGCCTTCGACGGCGAACACTGGCGCAACCTCTTCGACTCCCGCGTCGGTAAAACCACCTGGCCCTACGGCTCCGGCGTCTGGAGCAAGAAGGAGTGGGTCCTCCCTGAGATCGACGACGACGACATCGTCTCCGCCTTCGAAGGTAACTCCAACCTCTTCTGGGCTGAACGATTCGGCAAACGCTTCGTCGACATGAACGATCTCTGGGTCAAGCACTGCGGAATCAGCCACACCGGAAGCTTCAAGGATCTGGGCATGACGGTTCTCGTCAGCCAGGTTAACCGCCTGAGAAAAATGAACCGCCCTGTAATCGGCGTTGGATGCGCCTCCACCGGCGACACCTCGGCTGCCCTCTCAGCCTACTGCGCCTCCGCTGGGATCCCCTCCATTGTGTTTCTCCCGgcgaacagaatctccattgcTCAGCTGGTTCAGCCAATTGCCAATGGGGCATTTGTTCTCAGCATCGACACCGATTTCGACGGCTGTATGCATCTGATTCGCGAGGTGACGGCAGAGCTTCCGATTTACCTCGCGAATTCGCTGAATAGTTTGAGGCTTGAAGGGCAGAAAACTGCTGCAATTGAGATTTTGCAGCAGTTTGATTGGCAGGTTCCTGATTGGGTGATTATCCCTGGTGGGAACCTTGGGAATATCTATGCTTTTTACAAAGGGTTTCAAATGTGTAAAGAGCTTGGGCTTGTGGATAAAATTCCAAGGCTTGTTTGTGCTCAGGCTGCAAATGCAAACCCTTTGTATACCTACTTTAAGTCAGGGTGGAAGGAGTTTCAGCCGATGACGGCGAAGACTACTTTTGCTTCTGCTATTCAGATTGGTGACCCTGTTTCAATTGACAGGGCTGTGCTTGCATTGAAGAATTCTAATGGGATTGTTGAGGAAGCTACTGAGGAGGAGTTGATGGATGCTATGGCTCAAGCTGATTCCACTGGCATGTTTGCTTGTCCTCATACTGGGGTTGCTTTGGCTGCATTGTTTAAGCTGAGGAACTCTGGGGTTATCAAGCCTACTGATAGGACTGTTGTGGTGAGCACTGCTCATGGGTTGAAGTTCACTCAGTCTAAGATTGATTACCATTCTGGGCATATTAAGGACATGGCTTGCCAGTTTGCGAATCCGCCGCTGCAAGTGAAGGCTGACTTTGGGTCTGTTATGGATGTTTTGAAGAAGTATTTGAAGAGCAAGGCTCCAAAGAATCATTAG